Genomic window (Asticcacaulis excentricus CB 48):
TAAAGTCCCTCGATAGGCGTGAGTTTACGCACATAGGTCGGCAGCAAGGTGCGCCATTGATAAAGCACATCGGTTTCCACGGCTAAAAGACTGCCCTGAATCTTCGTTGCACTTACATTGCGCATGTGGATGTTTTTGACGTAACCCCCACGACGTTCGTTGGTTTTGACATAGAGCAGGTTGTTGATGGGTACTGCCCAGCCGTCGTCGCCTTTGCCATCACCCACAAAGTGGCAGTTATCGACAAAGATGTTTTCAATGCCGCCGGATAGTTCGCTGCCGACGGCCATTAGCTGATGGCCGTTCTTGATGCGGCAATTGCGCATCACGACATTCTTTGTCGGTGTGTTCAGTCGCCAAGCGTCCATGTCGCGGCCAGACTTGACGGATACGGCGTCGTCACCCTGGTCGAACACGCAGTCCTCAATAAGCACGTTCTGGCTCATTTCCGGATCAACGCCATCATTATTATGGCCGTGCGCGCGAACCTTAACGCGGCGGATTACCACGTCACGGCATAGCAGGGGGTGAATCGTCCAGAAGGGACTGTCTTCGATCGAAATGTCTTCGATAAGCACATGGCGGCAGCGGTTAAACTGCACAAAATGCGGCCGCAAATGGTTTTCACCTTCAACCATCTGACGCGCTTCGACAGGCACACCCTTATAGGCCAGATCGTAAAGCCTCACGAGCGCATCCATATGTGGCTTCGGGCGCTTGTACCAAACCTGCCAGACATCGAGCTTTGCCTTCAGCTTACCTTCGCCACTAAGCCCTACATTTTCGCAGTCAAACGCATAGACCAGTGGTGAGTAGTTGAAACACTCAATCCCTTCCCATGAGGTCTGGACCGGCGGTAGGTAATCTTCCGGCTTTTCGGAAAAGAGCAGCGTTGCGCCCTTAGATAGATGCAGGTTGACATGGCTCTTCAGGTTTATCTTGCCGGTGGGCCATATACCTTGCGGAACGATGACATTCCCTGAACCGGCCCTATGGGCGGCATCAATGGCCTTTGCGATGGCGGCTGTTGTGGCCGCCTGATCGTCAGTAGAGGCACCAAAATCGGTGATGGGGAAACGTTGGGCTCGCGAAAAATCGGGTACGCGAAGAGACGGCATATCAAAAGGTGCGCTGACCGACAGATGTTTGTGGCTCAGGCCCGATGCGGCCTGGGCGGCGCCGGTGACTAGGGGCACAGCGAAACCTGCGTATAGAACCGACCGGCGTGAAAGGCTCATCTCTCTCTCCCGTAGGGGTCCGCTGACGGTTGGAGCGCGCGACTTGCAAAGCTCCGCACGTGGCGATCTTCTGCTTTTTATTCGATCAAATTATCATATAAATCGATCAATAACAATCAAAAAGCGTCATTGTCAGAGTTTGGATCGTGCGACACCATGTGGATAAAATCCGGTGTTTGGCCTTGAAAAAGGACGCCTGAAACCTCATAAGCACCGCATGAGTGAAACCGCATCCGCCGCATCCAAAAAGCTGCACATCAAAACCTACGGCTGTCAGATGAACGTCTATGACAGTGAGCGCATGGCTGATCTTTTGCGTCCACTGGGCTATGCCGTGTCCGATCAGGCCGAAGGCGCTGATCTCGTGCTGCTGAACACCTGCCACATCCGCGAAAAGGCGGCCGAGAAGGTCTATTCCGAGATCGGTCGTCTGAAGGTGATGCGTCAGGAAAAGGAAGCGCGCGGCGAAGGACGCATGACGATTGCGGTCGCAGGCTGCGTGGCGCAGGCTGAGGGCGAAGAGATCATGAACCGCGCGCCGGCCGTCGATCTGGTCGTGGGTCCGCAGGCCTATCACCAGTTGCCTGAGCTGATTGCCCGCACCACCCGCGCCAAGGGTGAGCGCCTGAAAGCCGACTTCGCACCGGAAGACAAGTTTGATGCCCTTTCGACTGAGCGTCAGGCGAGCGGCCCGACGGCCTTTCTGACCGTTCAGGAGGGTTGCGACAAGTTCTGCACCTTCTGCGTGGTGCCCTATACCCGCGGGGCCGAATGGTCGCGCCCGGTCGCCTCGATCCTTGAAGAAGCGCGTTCGCTGGCCTCGAAAGGCGTACGCGAAATCACGCTTCTGGGGCAAAACGTCAATGCCTACAACGGCCGTGAGGCGGATGGTGAGGAATCCACCCTGCCGCGCCTGATGCAGGCTCTGTCGGAGATTGAGGGGCTGGACCGTATCCGCTACACCACCTCGCACCCCAACGATATGACCGATGAGCTGATCCGCGCCCATGCGGAAAACCCCGCGGTCATGCCTTATCTGCACCTGCCTGTGCAGTCGGGATCGGACAAAATTCTGCGAGCCATGAACCGCAAGCACGGGCGTCAGGCCTATATCGACCTGATTGCGCGCCTGAAAGCCGCTGTGCCAAACATCGCCCTGTCCGGCGACTTCATCGTCGGCTTCCCCGGCGAGACGGAAAAAGATTTCGAAGACACGATGGACCTGATCCGCACCGTCGGTTACGCCTCGGCCTTCTCGTTCAAATACTCGAAGCGTCCAGGCACCCCAGCCGCCGCCATGCCAGGGCAGGTCGATGAGGCGGTGGCCGATGGCCGTCTTCAGGCGCTTCAGGCCCTGATCAATGAGCAGGCGCAGGCCTTTAAGGCTTCGCTTGTTGGGCAAACCATCGACGTGCTGTTTGAAAAGCCGGGTCGCTATGGTCAACAGGCCGTCGGGCGTTCGCCCTGGCTGCACGCGGTGTTTGCCGAAGACGCGGCGCACCTGATCGGTCAGATCGTGCCGGTGAAGATAGTGGGCGTGGGGAATAATTCTCTGATCGGGGAATTGGAAAAGGTACACGCTTGACCCTTGCCACCGAAGATTTCATCGAACTGAGCGAAGACAAGGTCCTGGCCCTGTCTGGACCGGCGCAGCGCTATCTGGCTTTGATCGAAGGCGCCTATCATGTGCTGATCGAAACGCCTGGCGGCGGGTTTCAGGTGACGGGGAAGGTGCGCGATCGTCAACGCGCCCACGTCATCCTCAACGCCCTGTCCGAGCTTTATGACGAAGGGGTAGAGATCAGCGAAGTCGATGTCCGCACCCTGATTCAGAATCCGACGGGTAAGTCACCGGTCTGGGCCGACCACCATGGTCAGTCGCATGTGATCGTGATGGGCCGCAAAGGCGCCATTGCGCCCAAGACGGAGGGACAGGCGAAATACTATCAGCAACTGCTGCGCAACGACCTGACTTTCGGGTTGGGGCCGGCAGGGTCTGGCAAGACCTTTATGGCCGTGGCGCACGGCACGTCACTGCTGCTTAAGGGGGCGGTGGATCGTCTGGTCATCACCCGTCCGGCGGTTGAAGCTGGCGAAAAGCTGGGTTTCCTGCCAGGTGATCTTAATGAGAAGGTCGATCCCTACCTGATGCCGATCTGGCAGGCGCTCGACGACATCCTGGGCGCGGAAGGCCTGCGTCGCCGCCGCGAGCGTAACGAGATCGAGGTTGCACCACTGGCCTATATGCGCGGACGCACCCTGTCCAATGCCTATGTGATCGTCGATGAGGCGCAGAACACCACCAAACAGCAGATGAAGATGGTGCTGACGCGTCTGGGCGAAGGCTCGAAAATGGTCGTCACCGGCGATCCGTCGCAGGTTGATCTGCCGCGCACTTCGGATTCTGGACTGGTGCACGCGGTGGGCCTTCTGAACGACGTGAAGGGGGTAGGGGTATCGCGCCTCACCGCCGAAGACGTCGTGCGCCACGAACTCGTCGCGCGCATCGTGCGTGCCTATGACAGCGAAAAGCATGACTGAATTTGCCCCTCTGATCGACATTGAGGTCGAACACGACAACTGGACTGAAGCCCTGCCGGAGGTGTCGGCGGTGGTGACGGGCGCTATCGAGGCGACCTTTGCCTATCTGGGTGCGAAGGAACAGCTTGACCTGGTGGTGCTGTTGACCGACGACGCCGAAATGAAGGCGCTCAACAAAGAATTCCGTCAGAAGAACGCCCCTACCAATGTGCTGTCCTTTCCCGCGCCCGATATGATGCACCCGCATCTCGGCGATATCGCTTTCGGGTTCGAAACCTGCGTGCGCGAGGCCAAAGAGCAGAAAAAAACGCTAAAGGCCCATGTGGCCCACCTCAGCGTCCATGGCGCTTTGCATCTTTTGGGGTATGATCACATCAATGATCCCGAAGCCGAGGAGATGGAAGACCTTGAGCGCAAGATCCTGCACGGGCTCGGCATTGCCGATCCTTACTTAGAGAAATAGGCCACTCACCATGCCGGAGCCTGACAGTCGTAGCGCCCAGCGCCCGACCGGACCCAGAAAGACCCTGTTGAACCTCTTTGGCCTTCTGGGGCCGGATGAGGCGGAAAAGCCGCTCAGGCTGAGCGACCGTCCCGAGGCTACCAACGACCTGATCGAACACGCCCGCGCCTTTCAGAACCTGCGCGTATCCGACGTGATGACGCCGCGGGTCGATATTATCGGCATCGAAGACACCGCTACCCTGTCCGAACTGGTGCGGGTCTGCGTTGAAAGCGAACATTCGCGTCTGCCGGTCTATAGCGACAATCTCGATCATCCAGTGGGCGTCATCCATGTAAAAGACGTGTTCAAGCTTTTGGCCCCCTCCGACGACCGACGCATTCCTGACTGGGACGCCCTCGTGACTGATCGGCTGAAGCGTGAGCTGATCTATGTACCGGGGGCGATGTCGGCGACGGACCTGCTGCTTAAGATGCAGACCGAGCGCTCGCACATGGCGCTGGTCATCGACGAACACGGCGGCACGGACGGACTGGTGACGCTCGAAGACCTGCTCGAAGCTGTGGTGGGTGACATTGCTGACGAATATGACGATGACGAAGTGGACGAACTGGTCGAAACCGCCGAGGGGCAGATCGAGGTCAGCGGCCGCGTTGAGCTGGAAACACTAGAGGAGCGGCTGGGTCTGCGCCTGTTCCCTGAAAACAGTGAGGAAGAGGTCGATACACTTGGTGGGCTGGTCGCTGTTCTGGCCGGGCGCGTGCCGCAGCCGGGCGAAATCATCCCTTACGCGGCGGCGGGGATAGATATAGAAGTGCTGGACGCCGATCAGCGCCGCATCAAACGCCTGCGTCTGCATCGTCACGAACGCAAACCCGACCTCATTCCGGAAGACGTATGACCCTGACCGATCTCGGTGCCCATCTCGCGCCCGCCTTCGCCCTGTACCGTCGCTATGTGGGGCCAAAGCGGCAGGCAGCGCTGATGGGGGTGCTGCTGGGGCTGGCGCAGCCGCCGTTCGGGTTTCTGCCGGGGCTTTTGGCCTACGCGGTCCTTCTGTGGAGCCTTGATCAAAACCTCGGCCCCAAACCGTTACGCAAGGCCTTTGCCATTGGCTGGTGGGCCGGGTTTCTCTATTTCCTCATCAGCTGTTTCTGGGTGGCGGAGGCCTTTCTGGTCGACGCCAGCAATCAGGGCTGGATGGCTCCGTTCGCCGTCTGCCTGCTGCCGGGGGGCATTGCCCTGTTCTGGGGAGCAGCGTTTGCAGTCTATTGCAAACTGGCGAGTGGGCGACTTGCGGGACACTGGTCACGATGGCTGGTTTTTGCCGGTCTGTTCTGTCTGTTTGAGTGGCTCCGCGGCACGATCTTAACCGGATTTCCGTGGAATCCCGCTGGCGCGACGTGGAAGGCGGGCTCGGCGATGTCGCAACTGGCGGCGTTGTTTGGTGTCTATGGCCTCAGTCTATTTACCGTAACCCTGTTCTCAAGCCCGGCGATCTGTCGTCGCCGACCAGGCCTTAAAGGGCTGTGGCCGGTGGCCGTGTCGGCGGCCACGCTGGTCGCAGCCTTCACTTTCGGGGCTGTGCGTCTGTCTACGACCGAGGTTGCGACCACGGGCACATGGATACGCCTTGTACAGCCGAACATCGGTCAGCGCGCAAAGTGGACAGAAGGGGCGCTGCTTAAGGTCATGCGCGGCTATGTTACCTACAGTCAGGCACACGCGAAGCGAGAATTTTTACAGCCTGTTACAAAACGTGATAATAAAGGTTATCCCGACGTTATCCTGTGGCCGGAAGGGGCGCTTCCAGACGCCGCTGAGAACCTGCTCGATCCACAATCGGAGACTGCAAACCTGTTTGCGGCGCTCCTCAAGCCCGATCAGGTTTTACTGTGGGGCGCCTATCACCGTGCGGTAGATGCCGATAACGCTCTTGTCTGGCGTAACTCCATGCTGGCGCTATACCGCGATGAGAGCGGTACGAACTATCAGGTGGTCTATTCCAAGTTCAAACTGGTGCCGTTTGGTGAGTTTCTGCCCTTCGAAAGCGTGCTGGAAAGCCTTGGTGTAAAGGAGCTGGCGCATGTCGGTGACGGTTTCAGTCCCGGTCCGCGCACGCATCCCGTCGAGGTCGCGGGATTGCCATCGTTTCTGCCGCTGATCTGTTATGAAGGCTTGTTCCCCGCCTTGGCCACGGGTGAAGCCAAATCGCCGCCCGCCCGATCAGGGCCATCATGGATTGTTAATATTTCCAACGATGCTTGGTTTGGCCCGACAACCGGACCTGTCCAGCACCTCAATCTTTCGAGCTATCGCGCTATCGAGGAAGGTATGCCCATGGTCCGGTCAACCCCTACGGGTGTGTCTGCGGTGATCGACCCTCTGGGGCGCATCGTGCCGGGCTCGGAAATCGGCATCGGTCAATCAGGCTTTCGTGATGTGATGTTACCTTCTGCGGTATCATTTGCCCCCTACACGCGGTGGCGGCACCTGCACCTCATGCTTGTGGCGCTTTTTTGCTTGATTCCATTGGTATTTGTGACTTTTGTAAACGTTAGCAAAAACAACCAAGAAAGTTGACCGCCTCCCAAATCCGGATGGGAGGGGGTGTTACGACAAAAAGCGGCTCGGCGAAAACGCCGGCTATATAAAGTAAAGAGGCAAAGTTGGACGAAAATTCTAAGACGGACCGCAGTCCGAATCCGGTTGATTTGCATGTCGGTGCGCGCGTGCGTATGCGTCGCAAGTTTTTGGGAATGTCGCAGGAGGCGTTGGCAGAAACCATCTCCCTGACCTTCCAGCAGGTGCAGAAGTATGAGCGCGGTTCCAACCGCATCAGCGCGTCGAAGCTGCACGAAATATCGCGGGCGCTTAAGGCCCCGGTAGCCTATTTCTTTGAAGGCTATGGTGAGTCAGAAGCCGTCGAGGGCTTTTCGGAGTCACAGTCCGAGCAGTTCGTGCACGGCTTCCTCATGACGACCGAAGGCATCGAATTGGCTGAAGCGTTCCCGCGCATTAAAAATGCCAAACACCGTCGCCGTATTCTGGAGCTGGTGCGCGCACTGGCTGAAGACAGCGAAGATTAAAAATTAAAGGTAGACCGACCTCCCCGCAAACCCCGCCTAACCGGCGGGGTTTTTATCGTTTGGGCACTCATAACAGCGGCCCTCCCACAAACGACTTGATCATATAAAGATATGTTTATATGAGTGTGCAACCACTTAGTTGAACAGCGGAGTTCCGCCATGCGCCCGTCCTACATCTTCACTTCCGAAAGCGTCTCCGAAGGCCATCCGGACAAGGTCGCCGACCGGATTTCCGATGTCGTAGTCGATGCCTTCTTGCGCGAAGACCCCGAAGCCCGGGTGGCGTGCGAGACTCTGGTGACGACCGAACGTGTCATTCTGGCCGGTGAAGTACGTGCCGCGGACGACAAGATGCGCGAAATCGTCGCGGGCCTGGAAGACAAGGTGCGCGCCGCCATCAAGGATATCGGCTACGCGCAAAAGGGCTTCCATTGGGCCACGGCACACTATGCCTGTCACCTGCACGCCCAGTCGGCCGACATCGCCATGGGTGTCGATTCCAGTGAGAACAAGGACGAAGGTGCCGGCGATCAGGGCATCATGTTTGGGTATGCCTCGGACGAAACGGCCGAACTGACCTCGGCCCCGCTGCAATGGTCGCACAACATTCTGCGTCGTCTCGCCGAAGCGCGTCACGGTGGTGATCACCGCCTTGAGCCGGACGCTAAGTCGCAGGTCACGGTTCAGTACGAAGACGGCGTACCCTCGCGCATCCTCAAGGTGCTGATCTCGCACCAGCATAAGGAAGGCCTGACGCCGAAAGACGTTGAAGCCATCGTCAAGCCCTATGCACTCGAAGTCCTGCCGCAGGGCATGGTGACCGCGGATACCGAATGGCTGGTCAATCCGACCGGTAACTTCGTCATTGGCGGCCCGGATGGCGACGCGGGTCTAACTGGCCGTAAGATCATCGTCGATACCTATGGCGGTGCCGCACCGCACGGTGGCGGGGCCTTCTCGGGTAAAGACCCGACCAAAGTGGACCGCTCGGCCGCCTACGCCCTGCGTTACCTGGCCAAAAACGTGGTAGCGGCGGGTCTGGCCAAGCGCTGCACGCTCCAGGTCTCCTATGCCATCGGCGTGTCACGTCCTTTAAGCTTCTACGTCAACACCCATGGTACGGGTCAGGTGGACGAGGCGAAGCTCGAAGCCTTGCTGCCGGAACTGATCGGCGGTTTGACGCCGCGTGGCATCCGCCTGCATCTGGGTCTGAACAAGCCGATCTATGAGCGCACGGCGGCCTATGGTCACTTCGGCCGCACGCCGGAAGACGACGGAGGCTTCTCGTGGGAGCGCACCGATCTGGTTGACGCGCTCAAGCGCGAGTTTTAAGAGAGCGGCTTTCCCGGCACCTCCTCTGATATCAGGGGAGGTGCTTTTGCAAAAGGCGCTCTATGTCAGACGAAACACCGCCCGCTATTTCGCCGTCGTGGGGACCCATGCGCTCATTCGGGCGCATCAAGTCGCGCACGTTGAAGCCGCGTCAGGCGGATCTGTTCGACACGCTGTTGCCGACCATCGAAGTCAATGACGCCCTGATCGCACAACTCACTTCCGGCGACATTGGCGGTTACAGCGAACTGTGGCTTGAGATCGGCTTCGGCGGCGGTGAGCATCTGGCGGCGCAGGCCGAGCGTAATCCTCAGGCGCTCATTCTGGGCTTCGAGCCCTTCCTAAACGGCGTTGGCTCGCTGTTGCGCCATGTCGATGAGCGCGGTCTGAAGAATGTGCGCATCATGCCCGGCGATGCGCGCCCGGTGATCGACCGCCTGAACGCGGCCTCGATCGATAAGGTGTTCATCCTCTTTCCTGATCCGTGGCCGAAAGCCCGCCACCACAAGCGCCGCCTCATCCAGAGCGAGACGCTTGACGCTCTGGCACGCGTTATGAAAGACGGGGCGCGACTGCGCTTTGCCACCGACTGGGCCGACTATGCCGATTGGACGCTGGAGCGCGCTGTGGCGCACGCGGCATTTGACTGGCCTGCACAGTCGCAAACCGAATGGAACACGCCGCCCGCAGATCACGTCACGACACGCTATGAAGAGAAGAAACTGGGTGATTGCGCGCCGGTCTTCCTCGACTTTTATCGTCACGCGCGAAATTGACGCCAAAAGGCCGCATTTCACCCCGGTTTGACGCAAAACTGTAGCCATGCGTTCCGTTTTGCTCTGTATTAACTATGGTTAATATTTGGGTGACGGGGTTGTTCATGGAAAGCCTGCATAAGGTTTCGGCGGGTTTTGTATTTGCCTTTCTGTGCCTGCACATGGCCAACCATTTCGTCGGATTGCAGGGGCTCGATACCCACATCGCCTTTATGGCCGTGGCGCGCATGGTTTATCGCCACCCGGTGGTCGAGATGGTCGTGCTGCTGGCCTTTCTGTTGCAGATGCTGACGGGCTGGGCGCTGGCGCGGGAAATCTGGATGAAGAAGAAGGATTTCGTGCATCAGCTTCAGGCGGCTTCGGGCGCCTACATAGCCGTTTTCGCCATCACCCACGTCGCCTTTATCTTCTATGTGCGTCAGTTGGTGGCTGTGGACAGCAATATCTATGTCATCGTCGCAGGCCTGATGCAGAGTGGCTGGATGTACGCACTTATCCCCTACTACGGGTTGGCAATCTTTGCCCTGTTTGTGCATATGGGCTGCATATTGTTCGACATTTTCAAGAAGAGCTTGCGGCCGGTGTCATGGGGGCTTCTGGTCACAACGGTCGGCATTGGCGGATACGCCACGTGGTTGCTGATGATGTTCTATACTGGCCATACGGCGGCCCTTCACGTGCCGCAGGATTATTTTGACCTCTATCCATTAATCCGTATGAAGTGAGGACGGCGGCCGCCCGTTTATTGGGCTTGGCAAACCGGCGGCAAGGGTCTATAAGCACCTCAACATCGTCCGAACGGCCTTGCGGCCCCGGCGGCGGCCCTTAAGAAGGCCGGCCGCTTTTTTGTTGCCCGAAACGTTGCTGACGACACATCTGAGGATTTATTTTTGCGCGCCAAGACCACCGAAGACCGCAAGCTGATCGAAGCCTTTGACCCAATTGCTGAAGCGTTGGGGCT
Coding sequences:
- a CDS encoding glycoside hydrolase family 28 protein; the protein is MSLSRRSVLYAGFAVPLVTGAAQAASGLSHKHLSVSAPFDMPSLRVPDFSRAQRFPITDFGASTDDQAATTAAIAKAIDAAHRAGSGNVIVPQGIWPTGKINLKSHVNLHLSKGATLLFSEKPEDYLPPVQTSWEGIECFNYSPLVYAFDCENVGLSGEGKLKAKLDVWQVWYKRPKPHMDALVRLYDLAYKGVPVEARQMVEGENHLRPHFVQFNRCRHVLIEDISIEDSPFWTIHPLLCRDVVIRRVKVRAHGHNNDGVDPEMSQNVLIEDCVFDQGDDAVSVKSGRDMDAWRLNTPTKNVVMRNCRIKNGHQLMAVGSELSGGIENIFVDNCHFVGDGKGDDGWAVPINNLLYVKTNERRGGYVKNIHMRNVSATKIQGSLLAVETDVLYQWRTLLPTYVRKLTPIEGLYLSDVRVEEAKHLCLIKAETDMPVKTVSLRRLRANTLTDTAIKTQNVQGLVNRA
- the miaB gene encoding tRNA (N6-isopentenyl adenosine(37)-C2)-methylthiotransferase MiaB translates to MSETASAASKKLHIKTYGCQMNVYDSERMADLLRPLGYAVSDQAEGADLVLLNTCHIREKAAEKVYSEIGRLKVMRQEKEARGEGRMTIAVAGCVAQAEGEEIMNRAPAVDLVVGPQAYHQLPELIARTTRAKGERLKADFAPEDKFDALSTERQASGPTAFLTVQEGCDKFCTFCVVPYTRGAEWSRPVASILEEARSLASKGVREITLLGQNVNAYNGREADGEESTLPRLMQALSEIEGLDRIRYTTSHPNDMTDELIRAHAENPAVMPYLHLPVQSGSDKILRAMNRKHGRQAYIDLIARLKAAVPNIALSGDFIVGFPGETEKDFEDTMDLIRTVGYASAFSFKYSKRPGTPAAAMPGQVDEAVADGRLQALQALINEQAQAFKASLVGQTIDVLFEKPGRYGQQAVGRSPWLHAVFAEDAAHLIGQIVPVKIVGVGNNSLIGELEKVHA
- a CDS encoding PhoH family protein; its protein translation is MTLATEDFIELSEDKVLALSGPAQRYLALIEGAYHVLIETPGGGFQVTGKVRDRQRAHVILNALSELYDEGVEISEVDVRTLIQNPTGKSPVWADHHGQSHVIVMGRKGAIAPKTEGQAKYYQQLLRNDLTFGLGPAGSGKTFMAVAHGTSLLLKGAVDRLVITRPAVEAGEKLGFLPGDLNEKVDPYLMPIWQALDDILGAEGLRRRRERNEIEVAPLAYMRGRTLSNAYVIVDEAQNTTKQQMKMVLTRLGEGSKMVVTGDPSQVDLPRTSDSGLVHAVGLLNDVKGVGVSRLTAEDVVRHELVARIVRAYDSEKHD
- the ybeY gene encoding rRNA maturation RNase YbeY, with product MTEFAPLIDIEVEHDNWTEALPEVSAVVTGAIEATFAYLGAKEQLDLVVLLTDDAEMKALNKEFRQKNAPTNVLSFPAPDMMHPHLGDIAFGFETCVREAKEQKKTLKAHVAHLSVHGALHLLGYDHINDPEAEEMEDLERKILHGLGIADPYLEK
- a CDS encoding hemolysin family protein — protein: MPEPDSRSAQRPTGPRKTLLNLFGLLGPDEAEKPLRLSDRPEATNDLIEHARAFQNLRVSDVMTPRVDIIGIEDTATLSELVRVCVESEHSRLPVYSDNLDHPVGVIHVKDVFKLLAPSDDRRIPDWDALVTDRLKRELIYVPGAMSATDLLLKMQTERSHMALVIDEHGGTDGLVTLEDLLEAVVGDIADEYDDDEVDELVETAEGQIEVSGRVELETLEERLGLRLFPENSEEEVDTLGGLVAVLAGRVPQPGEIIPYAAAGIDIEVLDADQRRIKRLRLHRHERKPDLIPEDV
- the lnt gene encoding apolipoprotein N-acyltransferase gives rise to the protein MTLTDLGAHLAPAFALYRRYVGPKRQAALMGVLLGLAQPPFGFLPGLLAYAVLLWSLDQNLGPKPLRKAFAIGWWAGFLYFLISCFWVAEAFLVDASNQGWMAPFAVCLLPGGIALFWGAAFAVYCKLASGRLAGHWSRWLVFAGLFCLFEWLRGTILTGFPWNPAGATWKAGSAMSQLAALFGVYGLSLFTVTLFSSPAICRRRPGLKGLWPVAVSAATLVAAFTFGAVRLSTTEVATTGTWIRLVQPNIGQRAKWTEGALLKVMRGYVTYSQAHAKREFLQPVTKRDNKGYPDVILWPEGALPDAAENLLDPQSETANLFAALLKPDQVLLWGAYHRAVDADNALVWRNSMLALYRDESGTNYQVVYSKFKLVPFGEFLPFESVLESLGVKELAHVGDGFSPGPRTHPVEVAGLPSFLPLICYEGLFPALATGEAKSPPARSGPSWIVNISNDAWFGPTTGPVQHLNLSSYRAIEEGMPMVRSTPTGVSAVIDPLGRIVPGSEIGIGQSGFRDVMLPSAVSFAPYTRWRHLHLMLVALFCLIPLVFVTFVNVSKNNQES
- a CDS encoding helix-turn-helix domain-containing protein, yielding MDENSKTDRSPNPVDLHVGARVRMRRKFLGMSQEALAETISLTFQQVQKYERGSNRISASKLHEISRALKAPVAYFFEGYGESEAVEGFSESQSEQFVHGFLMTTEGIELAEAFPRIKNAKHRRRILELVRALAEDSED
- the metK gene encoding methionine adenosyltransferase; protein product: MRPSYIFTSESVSEGHPDKVADRISDVVVDAFLREDPEARVACETLVTTERVILAGEVRAADDKMREIVAGLEDKVRAAIKDIGYAQKGFHWATAHYACHLHAQSADIAMGVDSSENKDEGAGDQGIMFGYASDETAELTSAPLQWSHNILRRLAEARHGGDHRLEPDAKSQVTVQYEDGVPSRILKVLISHQHKEGLTPKDVEAIVKPYALEVLPQGMVTADTEWLVNPTGNFVIGGPDGDAGLTGRKIIVDTYGGAAPHGGGAFSGKDPTKVDRSAAYALRYLAKNVVAAGLAKRCTLQVSYAIGVSRPLSFYVNTHGTGQVDEAKLEALLPELIGGLTPRGIRLHLGLNKPIYERTAAYGHFGRTPEDDGGFSWERTDLVDALKREF
- the trmB gene encoding tRNA (guanosine(46)-N7)-methyltransferase TrmB, with the translated sequence MSDETPPAISPSWGPMRSFGRIKSRTLKPRQADLFDTLLPTIEVNDALIAQLTSGDIGGYSELWLEIGFGGGEHLAAQAERNPQALILGFEPFLNGVGSLLRHVDERGLKNVRIMPGDARPVIDRLNAASIDKVFILFPDPWPKARHHKRRLIQSETLDALARVMKDGARLRFATDWADYADWTLERAVAHAAFDWPAQSQTEWNTPPADHVTTRYEEKKLGDCAPVFLDFYRHARN